The Impatiens glandulifera chromosome 8, dImpGla2.1, whole genome shotgun sequence genome includes a window with the following:
- the LOC124912809 gene encoding valine N-monooxygenase 1-like yields the protein MSQMGYEIFCVRLGKVHVIIVSSPEIACEFLKKQDANFASRPTFLSSELVSNGFSTTIFTTLGDQWKKMKRVLVSHILSPATLKWMHDKRAGETNHLVRYVYNVINNNDGAVNIRIAAQHFCGNMMRNMIFSKRFFGKGTENGGPGVEEEEHMAGIFNILKCLFNFCISDYFPFLRRRIDIDGNEKFTRQAVESVRKYQDPEIDMRIKQWKNGTKREKNDLLDVLITLKDGEGNNLLTSEEIKVQIVEIMVAAIDNPSNAIEWALGEMINQPEILLRAVEELDEVVGKTGLSGI from the exons ATGTCGCAAATGGGCTACGAGATCTTTTGTGTTCGCCTAGGGAAAGTGCATGTGATAATTGTTTCTTCCCCGGAGATTGCATGCGAGTTTTTAAAGAAACAAGATGCAAATTTTGCGTCACGTCCAACGTTCCTATCATCAGAGCTAGTGAGCAATGGATTTTCCACGACTATCTTTACTACTCTTGGTGACCAATGGAAAAAGATGAAGCGTGTATTGGTCTCTCACATCCTCTCTCCGGCTACTCTCAAATGGATGCACGACAAGAGAGCCGGGGAGACTAACCACCTAGTTCGCTATGTCTATAATGTTATCAACAACAATGACGGTGCAGTGAACATCAGGATTGCAGCACAACACTTTTGCGGAAATATGATGCGAAATATGATTTTTAGTAAGAGGTTTTTTGGGAAAGGGACTGAGAATGGAGGACCAGGAGTTGAGGAAGAGGAGCATATGGCTGGGATTTTCAATATACTCAAGTGTTTGTTCAATTTCTGCATTTCTGACTATTTTCCGTTTCTTCGACGTCGAATAGATATAGATGGGAATGAGAAATTCACGAGACAAGCTGTTGAAAGTGTGAGAAAGTATCAAGACCCGGAAATAGATATGAGAATTAAGCAATGGAAAAATGGaaccaaaagagagaaaaatgatcTTCTCGATGTTCTAATCACTCTAAAGGACGGAGAAGGAAACAATCTGTTGACATCTGAGGAGATTAAAGTTCAAATTGTG GAAATAATGGTAGCAGCAATTGACAACCCATCAAATGCTATTGAATGGGCTCTTGGTGAGATGATAAACCAACCAGAGATATTGTTAAGAGCTGTTGAAGAACTAGACGAGGTTGTCGGAAAAACCGGCTTGTCAGGAATCTGA
- the LOC124912807 gene encoding phenylalanine N-monooxygenase-like → MYMKSCVKESFRLHPITAFNVPHVCMYETMVAGYFIPKGSHVLLSRPDLHLLSFSIGRRGCPAVNLGSTMPVMLLASLLQGFTWSPPPKSSCIELVEAIDEMVLSKPLQGHAWMRGCMHHFILNKCKAIYGQLTIFMLYI, encoded by the exons ATGTATATGAAATCTTGCGTTAAAGAATCTTTTCGCCTTCATCCTATAACAGCCTTCAATGTCCCACATGTGTGCATGTATGAAACTATGGTGGCTGGCTACTTCATACCTAAGGGTAGCCACGTTCTCTTGAGCCGCCCAG ATCTCCACCTATTGTCATTTAGCATAGGTCGACGTGGTTGTCCGGCGGTTAACCTAGGATCCACCATGCCGGTTATGTTATTGGCTAGTCTTCTTCAAGGTTTCACATGGAGCCCGCCGCCAAAGTCTAGTTGCATTGAGCTTGTGGAGGCTATTGATGAGATGGTTCTCTCCAAGCCTTTGCAAGGCCACGCTTGGATGAGAGGTTGTATGCATCACTTCATCCTTAATAAGTGCAAAGCTATATATGGACAACTAACTATATTCATGCTTTACATCTAA